ATTCAACTGATTATGACAAATTAGTTCTTGCAGTTACAGATATAATAAAAGAAGGTTCTTATTTAATTTACAAAGCAGAAGATAGATTGATTGCTGATGCATTTGGTATTGAAGGAGTTCAAGGAACATTTGCTCCAGGTGTTGTATCTAGAAAGAAACAATTAGTACCTAACTTAACTACTGCAATCAAAAACTTTAAATAATATAAAGTCTTTAAACAAAACAAAAACTGTTTCAAATATATATTTGAAACAGTTTTTTCTTATATTTTTATTAAACTTTTCAATATATTTAATATATATTTCTCTCCAACAGTCTTAATATCAAAATTTGCATTTGAAAAGCACCAAGTAGCCATCATTCCTCTAACAGATGTTTCTAAATATAAAAATACTTCTTCTACTGATAAATCATTTTTAATTAAATTTTTTTTATATGCTTCATCTAATAAATTTTTTAATTCTTCTGAGAAGACACGCCTTTGAAAATGTTGATTTTTACTTGTAATACATGAAGATAAATTTGTGATATAGGCTAAACAAGTTAGTTCATATCCAGTCTTACTTGTAAAATCAAGTTCTAATGTAAGAAACTTAATAATCTTATCCACTACACTTATATTTGGAGTTTGATTTATATAATCGTTAAATTCATTCTCTATATATGCACCTAGATTAAAATAGTAACTTTCTCTTATAATATCCTCTTTTGATTCATAATGAACGTAAAAAGTTCCTTTTGATACACCAGATTTAAAACAAATCTCGCTAACAGTAGTAGAATCATATCCCTTTTCTTTAAAAAGACAAATTGCATTTTCAAATAACTTTTGTTTTGTTAAACTAGCTTGCTCCTTACGAGTTAATTTTTTTGATTCCATACATGATTCACTCACTTTCAATTGACAAATTATTAAAATTACTGTAATATAATGACCAAAGTCACTGACTATAGTCATTATATTATACTATAATAGGGAGGTATGCAAGATGTTTATTTTTAATCTAACTTATATTAAACCTACTGAAGAAGTTGATAAGGTACTAAGTGAACATGTAAAATATTTAGATAAATACTATTCTCTTGGTAAATTTATTTGTTCTGGTCGAAAAAGCCCAAGGACTGGAGGAGTTATTATTTG
This sequence is a window from Clostridioides difficile. Protein-coding genes within it:
- a CDS encoding TetR/AcrR family transcriptional regulator, translating into MESKKLTRKEQASLTKQKLFENAICLFKEKGYDSTTVSEICFKSGVSKGTFYVHYESKEDIIRESYYFNLGAYIENEFNDYINQTPNISVVDKIIKFLTLELDFTSKTGYELTCLAYITNLSSCITSKNQHFQRRVFSEELKNLLDEAYKKNLIKNDLSVEEVFLYLETSVRGMMATWCFSNANFDIKTVGEKYILNILKSLIKI
- a CDS encoding YciI family protein; protein product: MFIFNLTYIKPTEEVDKVLSEHVKYLDKYYSLGKFICSGRKSPRTGGVIICNASDKSEVKKIIQEDPFYTLEIAKYDVIEFTPTKYDSKFKYFI